The region CAGCATGCGTGACCATGCGCGTCCCGACCGCTTCACTGAATCAATGAGGGTTCAGCCTCTGTTCAGAAAACGGGTGATTTCCCCAGCTCCATCCGTTTTAGCAACCCATGTAGAGTCAAAAAGACCTCCTTTCCTCTTGTTGAACCCATATACACGGAGTGAGTATGTACAGAAACAGTTTGCCCTCGCAGTAATGTTGAATTTCGTCCCATTTTGATATCCCAGAATCAATACCGCCAGATAGCATCCGCCATCGCTACCACCTGCGCCATCTCCCTGACATCATGGACCCTCACCACGTCCGCTCCTCCTTGAACAGCAGCCGCAACTGTCGCGGCCGTGCCCCATATTCTCTCCTTCGGCGTCGGTACGCCTGTCACCCTCCCAATGAAGCTCTTCCTGCTGGACCCGACAAGCCACGGCAGACCTTGCAACCCAGGCCAGAACCTGAGCTCATCCAAGTGCCTCAGCACATCGACATTTTGCCAGCCAACCTTGGCGAAGCCTAACCCAGGGTCAAGCACGATCCTCCATCGTCTAACACCAGCCGTCTCGGCAGCCGCTACCCTCTCCACCAGTTCCTTAGCAATCCCGCCGATGAGCCCTCCTTCAGAATCAGGGTACTCAGCAAGATTGTTCATCGTCGCCGGTGTCCCCCTCATGTGCATCAGACAGATGGTTGTCCCCAACCTCGCAACAGTAGGCAACATCTCCGGGTCCATGCTTCCACCAGAGACATCGTTCACAATATCAGCGCCGGCGGCAACGGCAGCCTCGGCGACAGATGCTCGGTAGGTGTCCACACTAATGAGCACCGGCCTATCTGAGAAATGAGAGCGGATGAGCTTGATAGCCGGGAGCACTCGGTTGAGCTCTTCCTCTACTGAAACCTCGGGGCAGTTAGGGGCGGTTGACTGCCCGCCAACGTCAATCATGGTGGCGCCTGCGTCCAAGAAGGATCGTATGTTGGAGATCAAAGTTTGCTCCTCAAGGGATGTGTTTTGGCCGCCATCAGAAAAGGAGTCAGGGGTCATGTTGAGGATGCCCATGACGTGTGTTTTCCGGGCTGGATTGAGAGCCatgatgggggggtggtgtgctGACAACGGGGTCATAGTGGTGATAGGAGTAGTAGAAGAAGGCAGGGCATCAAGTAAGTCCCGGGTTAGGGTCCATGGTCGGTCGGGGTCCAGAGGCTTGTCGGGGATAAGTCTAGGGAACCGTTGTAAGTCAAGGGTTCGTGCCAAGATAAAACGGTCAAAACAGGACTTACTCAGCAAGAGGCTTCAAGACAAACTCCCTTTCCGGGATTCCAATGTGAGGAATTGTGAGGCGCTCATGGTTGAACTTGGTGTTGTCATAGAGAAGGATATCGAGGTCAATGTTACGCGGGCCCTTGTCAATGATCTTTTTGCGACCAAGGGAGTTCTCGATATCTTGGAGAGCATCCAGAAGGGCAAGTGGCTCAAGAGTTGTCTCAACCTGAGGTTTTCTTTTAGTTGCGGGTCTGATTGGTATAACGGGGGTCGGAGACCAGACGTACCTCACAGGCACCATTGACGAATCTATCCTGGTCTAGCACATACATGGGCTCCGTCTCCCACAGGCTGCTTGTGCGCTTGACCTTGATGCCCCGCGCATCCAGCTCGGCGCAGGCCTTTTCTATCCAGCCAATACGATCCCCCAAGTTGCTTCCCAGGGCGATATATGCCAGCCGCTTCCGCGCCGGATCTGGGGGAGGCGGGCTGGCCATCTTGGCAGGCAGGTTTACTTCCTTGGGCTTAAAGCTGCGCGGGAGAGTATATTTTTTGAAGCCGAACGAATCTGTTAAAGACGGTGCTGTCTGGGAAAATTGCCGCTGTTCAATCCTGCTTAGGCGCAGGTTCTGGCAGGAATGGCATACATGTCTGGCACTAGGTAAACTTTGTCGGGGTTGTCTCAATGACCCTGCGGCGATACGTGTGAAGCTCTTCATATTCTGCCGCAGTGAAGTCACCGACCGAAGTCGAGAAGTGGCTCTGTGAGTTGCTCCAGACCCGACCTTCGGAGTCTCCACCGAAGAAATGCggaaagggttagggttgaagGCGCGGTTGACCTTATCCGTTTAAGGATTCTCAGCTGTGTCATTGGAACAACAGCCAACAGGCggatgtggtggtgtctCGGGTTCAACTCCGGGTCATGCACTTAATTACCAGCGCGCCGGGCCTGAAGGTTTCCGACGCCCCGTGGATGGAATTCCAGGGGGCGGCGAACAGAGGAACCAGCAACAGGGACTCGGGAACATCCGATGTCATCGAAGGCGAGCCAGACATGTGGGAACCATCACCTGTTGACTGTGACCGTGAAACTCTCCTACGTGCAACCGTCGCCGTTGAAACGTCTGGCCTGGTCGTTGTTGATCAAGGCCTTTCAAGTGTCAATGTTCgctataataaaattaacCATGCCTTGGCTTGCCGGGTGACTTGAGAATGACAGTTTCAACGAGGACAAACTGAACCGATGCCTCGGTCTGTCTTCGACCTCCGCAGTTCGGTCGCGCAGCCGAGTACCCCCAGCGTTCCCATGATCGCCTAATAAAGCTTAGCGTAGGGGCGCGGGCAACCTCGGCACGGCGGTGATCGTGGCCAAGGCTCAGCGTACCCCGGATTCCAAGATGCGTGTGCCTCCACAGATCCAACTGATTGATAACtggccttcttcctcgtgCTTCGTCTTGtgtcttttttgtttttcagCAGCGAGATTTTtaacctttttctttttcaccaACACTTATTCTACCATTTCCCGTTTTGGAGTATTCACATCAGTCATCATGGCCTCTCCTCGTAAGTTCACCTCGAACCTGAATCACCCCGCGCACACCGGCTCTCCCCTTGGCG is a window of Podospora pseudopauciseta strain CBS 411.78 chromosome 1, whole genome shotgun sequence DNA encoding:
- the FOL1 gene encoding trifunctional dihydropteroate synthetase (EggNog:ENOG503NUR7; BUSCO:EOG09260LJ8; COG:H); protein product: MKSFTRIAAGSLRQPRQSLPSARHVCHSCQNLRLSRIEQRQFSQTAPSLTDSFGFKKYTLPRSFKPKEVNLPAKMASPPPPDPARKRLAYIALGSNLGDRIGWIEKACAELDARGIKVKRTSSLWETEPMYVLDQDRFVNGACEVETTLEPLALLDALQDIENSLGRKKIIDKGPRNIDLDILLYDNTKFNHERLTIPHIGIPEREFVLKPLAELIPDKPLDPDRPWTLTRDLLDALPSSTTPITTMTPLSAHHPPIMALNPARKTHVMGILNMTPDSFSDGGQNTSLEEQTLISNIRSFLDAGATMIDVGGQSTAPNCPEVSVEEELNRVLPAIKLIRSHFSDRPVLISVDTYRASVAEAAVAAGADIVNDVSGGSMDPEMLPTVARLGTTICLMHMRGTPATMNNLAEYPDSEGGLIGGIAKELVERVAAAETAGVRRWRIVLDPGLGFAKVGWQNVDVLRHLDELRFWPGLQGLPWLVGSSRKSFIGRVTGVPTPKERIWGTAATVAAAVQGGADVVRVHDVREMAQVVAMADAIWRY